Proteins co-encoded in one Chroicocephalus ridibundus chromosome 6, bChrRid1.1, whole genome shotgun sequence genomic window:
- the PLAU gene encoding urokinase-type plasminogen activator gives MKLLIFFAVTLGTLVTGLDSVYSKKYYKLPHKHRSFHKDCHCLNGGTCITYYLFSGIHRCVCPEGYTGIHCELDTDSMCYTKNGEDYRGMATEDECLPWDLPSVVRRGQYHAHLRDALQLGLGRHSYCRNPNGSNRPWCYTKKGFTIQETPCNIEKCGHTCGQRSISKYFKIVGGSQAEVESQPWIAGIFQNIRGTDQFLCGGTLIDPCWVLTAAHCFHTPSKKPQNKSTYKVFLGKSILNATDDKEQVFMVDDIISHPEFTDDTGGNENDIALIRIRTTSGQCAVESKYVRTVCLPEKNLSLRDNTRCEIAGYGKQDFYDIYYAQRLMSATVNLISQTKCKYEYYDSVRVTDNMVCAGDPTWMTDACKGDSGGPMVCEHNGRMTLYGIVSWGDGCAKENKPGVYTRVTRYLNWIDSNMNAVTAKSRFLPEPK, from the exons ATGAAGTTACTCATCTTCTTCGCAGTAACCCTGGGCACACTTGTCACGGGACTAGATTCT gTTTATAGCAAGAAGTACTACAAGCTGCCACATAAACACAGATCATTTCACAAGG ATTGCCATTGTTTGAATGGAGGAACCTGCATTACCTATTACCTCTTTAGCGGAATTCATCGTTGTGTATGCCCAGAAGGATACACTGGGATTCACTGTGAACTAG ACACTGACAGCATGTGCTATACTAAGAATGGGGAGGACTACAGAGGAATGGCAACAGAAGATGAATGTCTGCCATGGGATCTTCCCTCAGTAGTCAGGAGGGGTCAATACCATGCTCATTTGAGGGATGCTTTGCAGCTTGGACTGGGCAGACACAGCTACTGCAG AAACCCGAATGGAAGCAACAGGCCCTGGTGTTACACCAAAAAGGGATTCACCATTCAAGAAACACCCTGCAACATAGAGAAGTGTG ggCACACATGTGGTCAGAGGAGCATCAGCAAGTATTTCAAGATCGTTGGTGGAAGCCAGGCAGAGGTTGAGTCTCAGCCTTGGATAGCTGGCATCTTCCAGAACATAAGGGGCACTGACCAATTTCTGTGTGGTGGCACCCTCATTGACCCCTGCTGGGTGCTTACAGCAGCACACTGTTTTCATACTCC GtcaaaaaagccacaaaacaaatCCACCTACAAAGTCTTCCTTGGAAAGTCCATACTGAATGCTACTGATGATAAGGAACAAGTATTCATGGTTGATGACATCATCTCTCACCCTGAATTTACAGATGACACAGGTGGCAATGAGAATGATATTG CTTTGATAAGGATAAGAACAACTTCTGGGCAGTGTGCAGTAGAATCCAAATATGTCAGAACAGTCTGCTTGCCAGAGAAGAACCTTTCCTTACGAGACAATACCCGGTGTGAAATAGCTGGCTATGGAAAACAAGACTTTT atgacatTTACTATGCTCAAAGACTGATGTCAGCCACTGTAAACTTAATATCACAGACAAAATGCAAATATGAATACTATGACAGTGTCAGAGTTACTGACAACATGGTCTGTGCTGGAGATCCCACATGGATGACTGATGCATGCAAG GGGGATTCTGGTGGCCCCATGGTCTGTGAGCACAACGGCAGGATGACGCTTTATGGGATTGTCAGCTGGGGAGATGGctgtgcaaaggaaaacaagcctgGCGTTTACACCAGAGTTACTCGATACCTTAACTGGATTGACTCCAACATGAATGCAGTAACTGCCAAGAGTCGTTTTCTCCCTGAACCAAAGTGA